A region of the Conyzicola lurida genome:
GAACTGGTGCGGTCGATCGAGACCGACATCGGTCCGATCGACGTGTGGGTCAACAACGCCGGGGTGATGCCGACCGGACCGTTCACCCGGCAGACCAGCTCGACCGTCGACGCGATCGTCGACGTCGACTTCCGCGCCGTCGTCGACCTGACGGCGGTCGTACTGCCGCGCATGATGAAGCGTCGCCGCGGCCACATCGTCAACATCGCGAGCGCTACCGGCATCAAGCCGCTCGCCGGTCTCGCCGTGTACTCCGGGTCGAAGGCCGCGGTCATCGGCTACAGCGACGCGCTGCGGCGCGAACTGCGCGGCACCGGCGTGCACGTCTCGGTGATCATGCCCAACCTCGCGAACACCGCGATGGGCGCGGGCATCACAGCCCCTCCCGGCTTCGGCGCGGTCTCGGCCGAGCTCGTGAGCCGCGCCGCGATGCGCGCGATCAAACGCCGCTCGTTCGCCAGCTACGTTCCCGGCTATCTGGGACCGGTGCTGAGGATGTCGCGGCTGCTGCCGACCGGAGTGCAGGACTGGCTCGACGACCGGGTGGGCACCGACCGCATCGGTCTCGGCGGCGACCCGGAGGCGCGGGCGGAGTACGAGCGGAAGCTGGGGATCGAGCCGCCAGCGGGTTGAGCATGTCGACACCCGGACGCACGAAGTATTTCGACAGGCTCAATCGGCGGGGAGGGCGACCAGGGACGCGCTCTTCTCCCACAGGCGCGCGGCGAGAGCCGCGTCATCCGCCTGCTTGTTCGCCCTGTCGAGCTTGCGACGTGTGTAGTAGCCGCCGCTCTTCCACGAGGTGCCGGGGGTGGCGAGCCAGACGAGGGTGTCCGCGCCCTTCGCGGGCGAGATAAGGAAGCGAGACAGCACGAGTCCGTAGACGTGGCGGAGCAGACTCGTGGTGTTCGAGGCGAAGCTCGTGGCGACGAGTCCCGGGTGGAACGCGGCCGTCGTGATGCCGTGGCCCCTGTACCGGCGGTCCAGCTCGCGGGTAAACAGGATGTTCGCGAGCTTGCCGTCGCCGTACGCCTTGTTGGGCGAGTAGCGCTTCTCGTTGCCGAGGTCGTCGATGTCGAGGTTGCCGAAGAGCGTGTTGGCGACGCTCGCCGTGTTGATGACGGTCGCGCGGCTCTCGATGAGGCGGTCGAGCAGCAGCGTGGTCAGCAGGAACGGCGCGAGGTGGTTCACCTGCAGCGTCTTCTCGTGCCCGTCGACGGTGAGCTCGCGCTCGCCCATGATGCCGCCGGCGTTGTTGGCGAGCACGTCGATGCGCGGGTAGCTCTCGAGGAGCGTCGCGGCGAGCGCGCGCACGTCGGCGAGCCGGGAGAAGTCGGCGACGTGGTATTCGGCCCCTAGCTCCGCCGCGACCGCCGCGGTCTTCTCCGCCGAGCGTCCGACGACCACGACCGAGTCGCCCGCCGATGTCAGTGCTCTGGCCGCCGCGGCGCCGATGCCGTCGCTCGCGCCCGTGATGATGATGGTCCTGCCTGCCACGTGTTCCCCCTCGGTGTTTGCTGGGGATTCGGAGCAGGTGGCGATTTCGACAGGCTCAATCCGCGCTAGCGGGTTGAGCCTGTCGAAACCGGGAACGCGCTACTTCGCGAGGAAGCCCAGCAGCACCTCGTTGACCTCGTCGGCGTGGGTCCAGAGGAAGCCGTGCGGGGCGCCCTCGATCTCGACGTACTCGCTCTCGGGGAACGGGGCGTGGAACGGGCGTCCGCTCGAGTCGATCGGCAGGATGCGGTCTTCGGTGCCCTGCACGATGATGCTCGTCACGCCCGAGGCACGGACCTTCGCGACATCCGCCCGGAAATCTTCGATCCAGGTCGGCACGACGGCGTAGGCGGCGAGGGGTGCGCTGTTGGTGGCGGTGTTCCAGCTGGCGGTCACGGCCTCCTGGCTGATGCGGCTGCCGAGGTTCTCGTCGAGGTTGTAGAAGTTCTCGTAGAAGCCGGTGAACCAGGCGAAGCGGTCGCCCTTGGCGGAGGCGGCGATGCCGTCGAAGACGTCCTGCGGAACGCCGGTGGGGTTGTCGTCTGTGTGCAGCAGGAAGGGCTCGAGCGGCGCGAGGAAGGCGATCTTCGCGATGCGGTCGGTGCCGTAGGTCGCGACGTAGCGGCCCACCTCGCCGGTGCCCATCGAGAAGCCCACGAGCACGACGTCGGTCAGGTCGAGCGTGGTGAGCACGGTGTCGAGGTCGGCCGCGAAAGTGTCGTAGTCGTAGCCGACGGTCGGCTGGCTGGACTTGCCGAAGCCACGGCGGTCGTAGGTGATGACGCGGTAGCCGGCGGCGAGGATCTCGCGCTGCTGGCGCTCCCACGAGGTGCCGTCGAGCGGGTACCCGTGGATGAGAACGACGGGCTGGCCGGTGCCGTGGTCTTCGTAGTGCAGGTCGATGGAGGTCGAGTTCTCGGTGCCGACGGTGATGACTGACATTGTTTTTCCTCTCGAATACGGCTGAGAACGGTCGTTCTCAGGTCGTGGTAGCTATACTAGAGAACGCTGGTTCTCAGCACAAGGGGAGATAAATGATGGATGACGCAACAGCGAGCGACACCGTGGTGAACGCGGCGAGCGCGCTCTTCTACGGCCGCGGAGTGCAGGCGGTCGGCATGGACGAGGTACGGTCGGCGGCCGGCATCTCGCTCAAGCGCATGTACTCGCTCTTCCCCTCGAAAGAGACTCTGCTGATGGCCGTGCTCCGCGAGCGCAACGCGACCTGGACCAGCGGCATCCTCGCGTCGGCCGAGACCGCGACGACGCCGCGCGACAAGCTGCTCGCCATCTACGACTTCCTCGCCGGCTGGTTCAACCAGGACGACTTCCGCGGCTGCGCCTTCATCAACTCGTTCGGCGAGCTCGGCGCCGTCGCTCCGACGGTCGCGGCGGCCGCGCGCGAGCACAAGGAGTCGTTCCAGGCCTACGTCGCCGACCTCGTCGAGCAGGCCGGCGGACCCGCGTCGCTCGCACCCCAGCTCGCGATCCTCGCCGAGGGAGCCCAGACGACCGCCGCGATTTCGGGAACGCCGGATGCCGCGGCCCACGCACGCGCGGCGGCGGCGGTGTTGATCGCGGCGGCGTTGCCCGAGTAAGCGGGATTTCGACAGGCTCGATCCGCCTCAGCGGGTCGAGCCTGTCGAAACCTGTTTCAATAAGGGGTGAGCATCCCTACCGAACCGCAGACAACGGTTCGCCGTAGCCACTTCGTCGATCTGACCCCCTTCCGTCGCAGCCCCGCGTTCTTCCGACTCTGGCTCGGCACGGGCATCGCCGGCGTCGGCAGCCAGATGACCGTCGTCGCGGTCGGCCTGCACATCTTCCAGCTCACCGGCTCGACCGGCGCCGTCGCGCTCGTCGGCGTGATCGGCCTGCTGCCGATGATCATCGCCGGCCTCTACGGCGGCGTGCTCGCCGACACCTTCGACCGGCGCATCGTCGCGATCGTCGCCGAGACCGTCGCGTGGATCTCGGTGCTCGGCCTCGCGGGTCTCGCCTGGTTCCATATCGAGGTGCTCTGGTTGTACTACGCGCTGACAACCCTCACCGCCGTGTCGACCACCATCGTGGGCGCGACCCGGGCGGCGATCGTGCCGCGTCTGGTGGAGAAGCCGCTGCTCCCCGCGGCATCCGCCCTGGGTGGAATCAGCATGGGAGTCGCCATCACGCTCGGCCCCGCGATCGCGGGCGTGCTCGTCGCCACGGTCGGCATCCAGTGGACGTACACGATCGACGCCGTGCTGTTCCTCGCCGCGTTCACCGGCATCCTCACGCTTCCCCCGATCAAGCCCGAGGGCGGCTCGGCCGTGCGCGGCATCCCGGCGCTCGTCGAGGGCATCGGGTTCCTGCGGCGTGCTCCCAACATCCGCCTCGGCTTCCTCATCGACCTCTTCGCCATGACGTTCGGCATGGCCCGCGTGCTCTACCCCGCGGTCGGCGCACTCGTCATCGGCGGCGGCGCGGTCACGGTCGGCATCCTCTTCGCGGCCGGAGCGGTCGGCACGCTGCTCAGCTCCCTGTTCTCCGGACGGCTCGGGCACGTGCGCTGGCAGGGCCGCGCCATCCGCAATGCCGTCATCGCCTACGGGGCCTCGATGCTGCTCTTCGGCCTCGTGCTGCTGCCGCTCGGCACCCAGCCCAGCGGGTCGATCACCGACTCGCTCTCCACCGCGAACCTGCCCGCGCTGCTGATCGCGTCGATCGCCCTCGCCGGGGCGGGAGCGGCCGACAACATCAGCGCCGTGTTCCGCAACACGATGCTGCAATCGGCGGTGCCCGACGCGATGCGCGGCCGCACGCAGGGCATCTACATCGTGGTCGTCACGGGCGGGCCTCGCCTCGGCGACGCCTACATCGGCCTCGTCGCCGCGACCATGCTGTTCTGGCTGCCGTCGCTGCTCGGCGGCGTCATCATCATCGCCGCCGTCGCGATCCTCGTGCGCATCAACGCGTCGTTCCGCGATTACGACGCCCTCGACCCGAAGCCCTAACGTTGAGGTCATGACTACCTTCGACCTCGTCGTGCGCGGCGCCTTCGTTCTCATCGGCGGCAACTGGCGGGCGGCCGAGATCGGCGTGACCGACGGCGTCGTCGCGGCGATCAGCGGTACCCCGCTCGACGGGCGCGAGGTCGTCACCCTGGCCGACGACGAGGTGCTCGTGCCCGGTTTCGTCGACACCCACGTGCACGTGAACGAGCCCGGCCGCACCGAGTGGGAGGGCTTCGCCAGCGCGACCCGCGCCGCCGCGGTCGGCGGGGTCACCACGATCATCGACATGCCGCTCAACAGCATCCCGGCGACGACCACCGTCGACGCGCTCGAGACCAAGCGCGCGGTGGCCGGGTCGAAGGCGATCGTCGACGTGGGATTCTGGGGCGGCGCCGTGCCGGAGAACCTCGGCACCCTCCGCGAACTGCACGAGGCGGGCGTGTTCGGTTTCAAGGCGTTCCTCGCGCCCAGCGGCGTCGACGAGTTCGGCCACCTCGACGCCGACCAGCTCGAGACCGCGCTCGACGAGCTCGCCGAGTTCGACGGCTTGCTCATCGTGCACGCCGAAGACCCCGGAGTGCTCGACGCCCACGCCAACGAGGGCGGCACCGGCTACCACCGCTTCGTCGAGTCGCGTCCCGACGAGGCCGAGACGACGGCCATCGACCGCGTCATCGCCGGCGTGCGCCGCACCGGCGGCCGCGCGCACATCCTGCACCTGTCGTCGGCCGCCGCGCTGCCCGCCCTGCGCGCCGCCCGCGCCGAGGGCCTGCGCATCACCGTCGAGACCTGCCCGCACTACCTCACCATCAGCGAGGAGCAGATCGCCGACGGCGCCACCCAGTTCAAGTGCTGCCCGCCGATCCGCGACGACGCCAACCGCGACGCCCTCTGGCAGGCGCTCGTCGACGGCGACATCGACATCGTGGTCACCGACCACTCCCCCTCCACCGCCGAACTGAAGTTCGCGCACGGCGGGGATTTCGGCAAGGCCTGGGGCGGCATCGCCGGCCTGCAGACCGGCGTGGCCGCCGTCTGGGCGGAGGCTGCCCGCCGCGGCATCCCGCTCGAAAGCGTCGTGAACTGGATGTCGACGGCTACCGCCCGTTTCGCCGGCCTAGCCGGCAAGGGGGTCATCAGCGTCGGGGCGACGGCGGACCTCGTGGTGTTCGCCCCCGACGAGACGTTCACCGTGCACGCGGGAGAGCTGCAGCACAAGAACGCCGTGAGCGCCTTCGACGGCCGCGAACTGCGCGGCGTCGCGCGGCGCACCTGGCTCGGCGGACGCGAGCTCACGATCGCCGCCGACGCCCCCACCGGCACGCTGCTCTCGCGGTAGCCCGCCCGGGTGTGCGCCGCTGTTCGGCGCACACGACGCGCGTTTTCCCGTAACACCGCGGTCACATGGCGGTGCAAGAATCGCGGCATGGCAATAATCCTGGGCGACAACCAGTACGGCAAGGCCGAGAACCGCGTCGTGCGTATCTACCGCGACTCCGCTCGGCACGAGATCCGCGACCTGAACGTGAGCACCGCGCTGCGCGGCCCGTTCCAGCCGGCGTACCTCGAGGGCAACCAGACCAACGTGCTGCCCACCGACACCCAGAAGAACACGGCGTTCGCCTTCGCGAAGTCGAAGGGTGTCGAGGCGATCGAGGCGTTCGGCCTCGAGCTCGCCCGCCACTTCGTGCACGACGTCGACCCCGTCGAGGGCGCGCGCATCGAGATCGAGGAGTACGCGTGGGAGCGCGCGGTCGTCGACGGCGTCGAACACGACCACACCTGGCTGCGCAAGGGACAGGAGATCCGCACCGCGGCGATCACCGTCGACGCGAGCGGCGAGTACGTCGTCGGCGGCCTCAAAGACCTCGTACTGCTCAAGTCGACCGGCAGCGAGTTCGCCGGCTTCCTCACCGACGAGTACACGACCCTGCAGGAGACCCACGACCGCGTGATGGCGACGTCGCTCGTCGCGCAGTGGCGCTTCACGTCGACAGACGTCGACTGGGACGACGTCTACGCCGGCATCAAGCGCATCATGGTCAAGGAGTTCGCGACCCTGCAGTCGCTCGCCCTGCAGCAGACGCTCTGGCACATGGGCCGCGCGGTGCTCGAGGCCTACCCGTTCATCGCCGAGGTCAAGCTCAAGGCGCCGAACAAGCACCACTTCGTCGTCGACCTCTCGCCCTTCGAACTGGAGAACCCGGGCGAGGTCTTCATCGCCGCCGACCGGCCCTACGGCCTGATCGAGGCGACCGTGCTGCGCGACGACGCTCCCCCGGCCGGAGACGCCTGGCGCATTTCGGCGGGGCTGGCATGAGCGAGACTGTCGGAATGAACGACATCGATACCCCGGATGCCGCGGCTCACGCCGCTCCGGGCCAGGCCGCTCTCGACGCCAAGTGGCTCGCGCGCGCCATCGACCTCGCGACGCTCAACGTGTCGCAGGGCGGCGGCCCGTTCGGAGCGGTCATCGTGCGGGACGGCGAGCTCATCGCCGAGGGGCAGAACCGCGTGACGGCCAACCTCGACCCGACGGCCCACGCCGAGGTCACCGCGATCCGCGCCGCCTGCCAGGCGGTCGGAGACTTCTCGCTCGCCGGCATGACGCTCTACACGTCGTGCGAACCGTGCCCGCTCTGCCTCTCGGCATCGCTCTGGGCGCGGCTCGCCCGTGTGGTGTTCGCGGCCGACCGCGACGACGCTGCCCGCGGCGGGTTCGACGACCGCGAGTTCTACGAACTGTTCGCCCGCGACCGCGCGACCTGGGGCATGGCCGTGGAGGCCGTGCGTCCCGAGAACGCGCCCGAACCGTTCGACGCCTGGCTGGCGCTCGAGGCGCGCACCGACTACTAGGCACCGGGCGGGGTGAGCCTGTCGAAACCCAGTGAGGATTTCGACAGGCACAATCCGCTTCTTGCTACAGGGCCGCCGCCACCTCGGCGTGCAGGTCGAGCAGCGGCACCGTGCGCTCCACCGGACCCCGGGCGAAGCCGCACTCGGTCGAGACGCCGAACGCCGGCACGAACGGGGCCGCCGCGGCGGCGCGACGCAGGGCGCCGTCCACACCGTCTTCGTGGTGCACGAGCCCGAGGAACAGTTCTGTGTCGCCCCACTCGACGGTCTCGAGCGGCGCGAAGTACGCGGCGTCGTCGCGCTCGATCGGCACGGGCAGATGGATCCAGGAGATGGCACGCGGGGAGCCCGCGAGCAGTCCCGCTGCGACTTCGGCCAGGGTCGCGGCATCCGTCGGCTGGTGGAAATGGGACTCTTCGACGTCGCCGTAACAGAGGTGGTAGCCGAGCTCGACGTCGGCGGGCACGGCGGCGGCCTGCCGCAGCCCACGCTCGAGGACCCCGGCGAGGATCTGCTCGTGGGTGTCGCCGAACCACGCGGTCATCGGGTGGCCGAAGATCGTGGCCCGGTCGAGGAGACCGAATTCGAGGGCGGTGTCCCACTGGATGGCGAGGTCGTCGTGCGGGATGGCGGCGAGGATCGCGTCGACCTCGCGGAGGATCGCGCGCTCGTACACGGGCTCGATTGCCGCCCGCACGGAGAGCTCGAAGAAGCTGCCGACGACCCCGGCGGGAGTGGGCAGCGACACCTGGAACCGCACCCCGGCCGGGATGACGCCCTCGGAGCGCAGACGCACGAAGGTCGCGTACGACTCGATCGCGGCATCCGCGTAACCGAGGGCCGGGAACACGATCGACTCCGCGTCGACGCCGTCGGCGAGGGTGATCGGACGGGTGTCGAACTCGTCGCGGATGTAGAAACCGGGTTCGCCGATGCGCACGAGACCGGGCACGGATTCGAACAGGAGGTTCTGGAACTGGATCCAGTAGTAGCGCTTGCCGACTTCGCCGTCGGGGATGCGCGCTGCGGTGCCGGCGAGGTGCTCGCTGGCGAGGCGGAAGGTGGACTCGGCATCCGGCTGGGAGACGCTGCCGACGAGGAGTGTTGAGGTGGTCACGGGTCAATTGTTGCCGAGCGTTACCCGCGGCGGCGGTCGGTTGACGCGGGACGTAACGCGCTACTCCTCGTCGTCGCCCGGCTTCGGCTTGTCGTCCTCGTTCTTCTCTGCCTCACGGGCGGCCTTCTCGGCTTCCCGCTCTGCTTCCTTCTGCGCCTTCTCGTCGGCCGCCTGCTGCTCGGCCGCGGCCTGTTCGGCGGCGATCCGGTCGGCCTCGGCCTTTTCGGCCGCCGCCTGCTGCTCGGCTGCTACCCGCTCGGCTTCGGCCGCGGCGGCGGCAGCTGCCGCCGCTTCGGCGGCGGCGATCTGTTGTGCCAGATCGGCGCGCACCGCGTCGATCGCCGTCTGGATGGTCTGCGACCGCTCGGCGGTCACGTCGCCGCTGTCGACCGCGGCGTCGAGTTCGCCCTGCAGGGCGTCAAGTTCGGCGGTGGCGCCGGTCGGGTCGCCCGTCGAGGCCAGGGTCGCGACCTGCTGCACCGACTGCTGCAGAGTCTGCGCGGCGGAGTCGCTGAGGTCGGGCTGGGGCGCGCAACCGAGCAGCGTCGAAGCGCTGAGCAGCACGACGAGTGCGGTCGGGATCAGTCGGCGGTTCACGGTGTCACGCTCTCCATCAGGTCGTCGAGGTGGGTGCCGAGCTCGCCCTCGTTCGCGGGCAGGGGCTCGGGTTCGTTGATCTCGCTGCTCGCGCTGTCGCCCTGCAGCGCGGTCACGACGGCGAAGGTTCCCCCGCCGACGACGAGGAGCGCGGCAATCACGGCGGCGGCGATGCGGCCGCGGTGCGGGCGGCGTTCGACCGGCGCTGCGGGGCTGGGCGCAGAAGCAGCCGCGGACCGGAAGGCGGGCTGCGCTGCCGGCTCGGCGGCGGGCAGCACGGTCGTCGCGGCATCCGACTGTTCGGCGGGCAGGACGGTCGTCGCGGCATCCACGCGTTCGGCGGGCAGCACGGTCGTCGCGGCACCCGTGTCCGCCGGCTGCTCCGCGTCGGCCGGCTGCTCCGCGGTTGCCGCGGCGGTGTGTCCGACGGGCAGGACCGCGGTCGGGGGATCCATCGCTTCGGTGGCGCCGGAGTCGTCGGCCGGAAGCACGGCGGCCGGCGCGGCATATACCTCGCGTTCGAGCCGGCGCGCGAGCTCGACCACCTCGAGGGCGGTCGGACGATCGGCGGGGTCTCTCGCGGTCATCCGGGTCAGCAGCGCGACCCAGCCCGGGCGGAGGGTGGACGGGACGACGGGGTCGCTGACGAGCCGCGCCGACAGCGATTCGACCATCGTGCCCTCGAACGCGCGCACGCCGGTCAGCGCCTCGAGCGTGACGAGACCGAGCGAGTAGACGTCGGCGGGCGAGTCGGGTGCCTCGCCGCTCGCCTGCTCGGGGCTCAGGTACGCCGCCGTGCCGATGATCGTGCCCGGCATGGTGAGGCGCGTGCTGTCGATCAGGTAGGCGATGCCGAAGTCGCTGAGCTTCGCGCGGAACTCGATCGCGGGCAGAGCCGACGGGTTGAGCAGGATGTTCGCCGGCTTCACGTCGCGGTGCACGACGCCGTTGCCGTGCACGACGTGCAGCGCCTCCGCGAGGTCGACGAGCAGCTGCGCGACGTCGAGCTCGGCGATCGGCCCGCGGGCGATGCGCTCGGCGAGGGTCGGGCCCTCGACGAGTTCCATCACCAGGAACGAGCGGTCGGCTTGGTCGACGCTCGCGTCGAAGAGGGTCACGAGCGCGTGGTGGTTGAGCGAGGCGAGCAGGCGGATCTCGGATGACTCGCGTCCGAGCCCCGCCGTCGCCTCGGTGTCGATCTCGAATACCTTGACGGCGACGCTGCGGCCGAGCGGCACGTCGGTCGCCCGGTAGACGGAGGCCATGCCGCCGCGGCCGAGCAGCGACTCGACGGTGTAGCGGCCGCCGATGACCGTGCCGGCCTCGATAGGGGTGCGCGGGGATTCCATGTCAGTCCTCCAGCGCGACGCCGCGCAGGTCGGGCAGCGTCAGCGCGGCGATCGCGGCGACGGCGAAGACGGCGGCGAAGACGCCGAAGGGCAGGGCCACTCCCCCGGCGGCGAGCAGCAGCGGTACGCAGAGCGGGGCGATGATCGAGGCGAGACGGCCGAAGCCGGCGGCCCAGCCGGCGCCGGTCCCGCGCACGCGGGTCGGGTACAGCTCGGGCGTCACGGCGTAGAGCGCGCCCCACGCGCCGAGGTTGAAGAACGACAACAGCGCGCCGAAGACCAGGATCGTGGCGACGTCGTCGGCGGTACCGAAGAACCCGGCAGAGACCGCGGAACCCGCGAGGAAGACGGCGAGCGTGACGCGGCGACCCCACTTCTCCACGAGCCAAGCCGACACCGCGTATCCCGGCAGCTGCGCGAGCGTGATGATGAGCGTGTACTCGAACGAGCGCACGAGCGAGAAGCCCTGCGCCACGAGCAGTGTCGGCAGCCAGATGAACGCGCCGTAGTAGGCGAAGTTGACGCAGAACCAGACCAGCCAGAGCGAGATCGTGCGCCGGCGCAGGCGCGCACCGAACAGCGTCGCGATGGGGCGGTCGGAGGAGACCGCCGGTTCGGGCGCATCGGTCGTCGCCGGCGGGGCGGTGACGCCCGCGGCATCCTCGAAGTCTCTGACGATCTTTTCGGCCTCGGTGTGCCGGCCCTTCGCCTCGAGGAACCGCACCGACTCGGGCAGCCGCAGCCGCACGACGATCGCCCAGACCGCGGGCACGGCGCCGAGGGCGAGCGCCCAACGCCAGCCGTTGTCGCTCGTGGGGATGACGAAGTAGCCGATGAGCGCGGCGGCGGTCCAGCCGACGGCCCAGAAGGACTCGAGGATCACGATGATGCGGCCGCGGATGCGCGCCGGGGCGAACTCGCTCATCAGGGTCGACGCGACCGGCAGTTCGGCGCCGAGGCCGAGACCGACGAGGAAGCGCAGCGCGATCAGCATGCCGACCGAGAGCGAGAACGCGGAGAGGCCGGTGAACACGCCGTAGATCAGCAGGGTCAGCGCGAAGACCTGACGGCGGCCGAGCTTGTCGGCGAGCAGACCGCCGAGGCTCGCGCCGATCGCCATGCCGAGGAATCCGGCGGACGCGACGAAGCCGAGCGAGCCCGCATCGGCCTTCCAGACCACGGCGAGCTGGGCGATGACGAACGAGATGAGGCCGACGTCCATGGCGTCGAGCGCCCAGCCGATGCCGCTGCCGCCGAGCAGGCGCGAGTGCCTGCGCGTCCACGGGAGCTTGTCGAGCCGCTGCGAACGCGTGAGGGGTGTGGTCATGGTCAGCTTCCGCGGTAGGTGGAGAAGGCGAACGGGCTGAGCAGCAGGGGCACGTGGTAGTGCGCCGTCTCGTCCGTCAGCTCGAAGTCGATCGACACCCGGGGGTAGAACGTGGGGGTCTGCGTGCGGGCGAAGTAGACGCCCGTCTCGAACACGATGCCGTACTCGCCGTGCGGCAGGGCGTCGGGGCCGAGGTCGGGCACGCGGCCGTCGGCGTCCGTGATGCCTTCGGCGACGAGCGCGCCCTCGGAGTCGTAGAGCGCGACGGCGATGCCGGCCGCCGGGCGGCCGAGCGCGGCGTCGAGGACGTGGGTGGTGACGTGGCTCATGCTTCGGCTCCGAACAGCTTCTCCAGGCGCAGCAGGGCGATCTCGCGCAGCTGCTCTCCGACGATCTCGAGCTCGGAGGCGTTCGGCAGTTCGAGGCGGCGGGTGAGTTCCTCGAGGATCTCGGCGCGCGTGCGGCCGGCGGCGCGGATGATGAAGACGCGGCCGAACCGTTCCTCGTACGCCTCGTTGCCGGCGGCGATCTGGGCGGCCACGAGGGCGTCCTCGTCGCCGAGCGCGGACTGCTCGTCACGGCTGAACGACTGCGCCTGTCCCTCCCCCACCGGCTTTTCGCCGATGCGTGGGTGGTGCGCGATGGCCTCGTCGATTTCGGCGGGGCTGAGCGGGGTCGCGGCCTCGGCTGCGGCATCCAGCAACCGGGCGACGGATTCGTAGGGGTAGCCGGCGGCGACCTCGTCGATCCAGCGGTTCACGGACAGGCTCGCGGCTAGGCCGTCGCGCAGGGTGGTCTCGGTGACATCCATCATTGTCTGCCTAACATTACCCATGGCTATAACCGGAGTGGTTCTCGCGGCGGGCGCCGGGCGCCGCATGGGCACCCCGAAGGCGCTGCTGTCGACCGCGGCGGGCGAGTCGTGGGTCGGCATCGCCTGCCGGCTTCTGCTCGAGGCCGGGTGCGAACGGGTCGTGGTCGTGCTGGGTGCGTCGGCCGCGTCGGTGGTCGTGCCGACGGATGCCGCGATCCAGTCGGTCGTCAACGAGGACTGGGCGAGCGGGATGGGTTCCTCCCTGCGCGTCGGGCTCGAGGCGGCGTCGGGCGACGCGGCGCTGATCGCGGTCGTGGACA
Encoded here:
- a CDS encoding MFS transporter translates to MTTPLTRSQRLDKLPWTRRHSRLLGGSGIGWALDAMDVGLISFVIAQLAVVWKADAGSLGFVASAGFLGMAIGASLGGLLADKLGRRQVFALTLLIYGVFTGLSAFSLSVGMLIALRFLVGLGLGAELPVASTLMSEFAPARIRGRIIVILESFWAVGWTAAALIGYFVIPTSDNGWRWALALGAVPAVWAIVVRLRLPESVRFLEAKGRHTEAEKIVRDFEDAAGVTAPPATTDAPEPAVSSDRPIATLFGARLRRRTISLWLVWFCVNFAYYGAFIWLPTLLVAQGFSLVRSFEYTLIITLAQLPGYAVSAWLVEKWGRRVTLAVFLAGSAVSAGFFGTADDVATILVFGALLSFFNLGAWGALYAVTPELYPTRVRGTGAGWAAGFGRLASIIAPLCVPLLLAAGGVALPFGVFAAVFAVAAIAALTLPDLRGVALED
- a CDS encoding serine/threonine-protein kinase, whose product is MESPRTPIEAGTVIGGRYTVESLLGRGGMASVYRATDVPLGRSVAVKVFEIDTEATAGLGRESSEIRLLASLNHHALVTLFDASVDQADRSFLVMELVEGPTLAERIARGPIAELDVAQLLVDLAEALHVVHGNGVVHRDVKPANILLNPSALPAIEFRAKLSDFGIAYLIDSTRLTMPGTIIGTAAYLSPEQASGEAPDSPADVYSLGLVTLEALTGVRAFEGTMVESLSARLVSDPVVPSTLRPGWVALLTRMTARDPADRPTALEVVELARRLEREVYAAPAAVLPADDSGATEAMDPPTAVLPVGHTAAATAEQPADAEQPADTGAATTVLPAERVDAATTVLPAEQSDAATTVLPAAEPAAQPAFRSAAASAPSPAAPVERRPHRGRIAAAVIAALLVVGGGTFAVVTALQGDSASSEINEPEPLPANEGELGTHLDDLMESVTP
- the uraH gene encoding hydroxyisourate hydrolase yields the protein MSHVTTHVLDAALGRPAAGIAVALYDSEGALVAEGITDADGRVPDLGPDALPHGEYGIVFETGVYFARTQTPTFYPRVSIDFELTDETAHYHVPLLLSPFAFSTYRGS
- a CDS encoding nucleotidyltransferase family protein, translated to MAITGVVLAAGAGRRMGTPKALLSTAAGESWVGIACRLLLEAGCERVVVVLGASAASVVVPTDAAIQSVVNEDWASGMGSSLRVGLEAASGDAALIAVVDMPELPVAVVRRVLATGAPLVRAVFDGKPGHPVLIGAAHWAAAIATLGGDRGARAYLDAHGVVDVECGDLYDGHDVDTPGG
- the uraD gene encoding 2-oxo-4-hydroxy-4-carboxy-5-ureidoimidazoline decarboxylase gives rise to the protein MDVTETTLRDGLAASLSVNRWIDEVAAGYPYESVARLLDAAAEAATPLSPAEIDEAIAHHPRIGEKPVGEGQAQSFSRDEQSALGDEDALVAAQIAAGNEAYEERFGRVFIIRAAGRTRAEILEELTRRLELPNASELEIVGEQLREIALLRLEKLFGAEA